In the genome of Phocoena sinus isolate mPhoSin1 chromosome 15, mPhoSin1.pri, whole genome shotgun sequence, the window gcaattttttggaagagtttgagaaggatgggtgtgaggtcttctctaaatgtttgataaaattcacctgtgaagccatctggtcctggacttttgtttgttgggagatttctaatcacagtttcattttcattacttgtgattggtctgttcattttttctatttcttcctggttcggtcttggaaggtatacctttctaagaatttgtccatttcttccaggttgtccactttatttgcatagagttgcttgtagtactctcttatgatgctttgtatttctgcagtgtccattgtaacttctcctttttcatttctaatgttattgatttgagtcctctccctcattttcttgatgagtctggctaaaggtttatcaattttgtgttttttctcagagaaccagcttttagttttattgatctttgctgttgttttctttgcttctatttcatttatttctgctctgatctttacaatttctttccttccactaactttgggttttgtttgttttactttctctggttcctttaggtgtaaggttagatcgtttatttgagatttttcttgtttcttgaggtaggattgtactgctataaactttcctcttagaactgcttttgttgcatcccgtaagttttggatcattgtgtttcgttgtcatttgtctctaggcattgttttgatttcctctatgatttcttcagtgatctcttggttatttaataatgtattgtttagcctccacgtgtgtgtgttttttacgttttatttccctgtaatttatttctaatctcatagcattgtggtcggaaaagatgcttgatatgatttcaattttcttaaatttaccaggacttgatttgtgacccaaaatgtgatctatcctggagaatgttccgtgtgcacttgagaagaaaatgtaatctgctgtttttggatggaatgtcctataagtatcaattaaatctatctggtctattgtgtcatttaaagcttctgtttccctattaattttctgtctggacgatctgtccattggtgtaaatgaggtgttaaagccccccactattgtgttactgtcgatttcctcttttatggctgttaacactcgtattgaggtgctccgatgttgggtgcgtatatatctataattgttttatcttcttcttggattgatcccttgatcattatgtagtgtccttccttgtctcttgtaagactctttattttaaagtctattttgtctgagtattgctactccagctttcttttgatttccatttgcatggaatatttttccatcccctcactttcagtctgtatgtgtccctaggtctgaagtgggtcacttgtagacagcatatatatgggtcttctttttgtacccaatcagtgagcctgtgtcttatttattttttttttttgtggtacacgggcctctcaccgttgtggcctctcccgttgcggagcagaggctccggacgcacaggctcagtggccatggctcacgggcttagccgctccgcggcatatgggatcttcccgaaccggggcacgaactcgtgtcccctgcattggcaagcggactctcaaccacagcgccaccagggaagccccaacccatgtctttttgttggagcatttaatccattcacatgtaaggtaattattggtatgtatgttcctattaccactttcttaattgttttaggtttttttttgtaggtccttttcttcccttgtgtttcccacttagagaagttcctttagcatttgttgtagagctggtttggtggttttgaattctcttagcttttgcttgtctgtaaagcttttgatttctccattgaatctgaatgagatccttgccggtagagtaatcttggttgtatgttcttccctttcatcactttaaatatatcgtgccactcccttctggcttgtagagtttcgtctgagctgttaaccttatgggagttcccttgtatgttgtcatttttcccttaataatttttctttaatttttgtctatttgatTATTACGTGTCtcggcatatttctccttgggtttatcctgtatgggactctctgcacttcctggacttgggtggctatttcctttcccgtgttagggaagttttcaactataatctcttcaaatatttcctcgggtcctttccctttctcttttccttctgggacctctataatgctaatgttagtgtgtttaatgttgtcccagaggtctcttatgctgtcttcagttcttttaattcttttttctttattctgttctgcggcagtgaattccaccattctgtcttccaggccacttatctgttcttctgcctcagctgttctgctattgattccttctagtctatttattttaatttttattattgtaatgttcatctctgtttgtttgttctttaattcttctaggtctttgttaaacatttcctgcatcttctcgatctctgcctccattctgtttccaaggtcctggatcatcttcactatcattattctgaattctttttctggaaggttgcctatctccacttcatttagctgtttttctggggttttatcttgttccttcatctggtatatagtcctctgccttttcattttgtctgtattTCTGCGAATGTGGTTTacatcccacaggctgcaggattgcagatcttcttgcttctgctgtctgccctctggtggatgaggctatctaagaggcttgtgcaatcTTCCTGATGCGAGGGACTAGTGGTGGGTacagctgggtgttgctctggtgggcagagctcagtaaaactttaatctgcttgtctgctgatgggtggggctgagttccctccctgttggttgtttggcctgaggagacccagcactggagcctacaggctctttggtggggctaatggtggactctgggagggctcacgccaaggagtacttcccagaacttccgcTGCTAATGTTCTTGTCCTTGGGGTGAGCCACAGCtgtcccccacctctgcaggagaccctccaacacaagcaggtaggtctggttcagtctcctgttgggtcactgctcctttccccagGTCCTGATGCTGATACTAcattgtgtgtgccctccaagagtggagtctctttttcccccagtcctgttgaagtcctgcagtcaaatcccagaGGGGCCACAAGATCTTCAGTCATCAGAGAGATTTTCAGTTGTACTTATTATACAGTTCTTATGTGGACAAGGAAGTAGACCaacaattttgagaaatattttcaacaagGTTATGATGAACTAAAAAACAGTTTGCAACCTGACAAACTCTGGGTGGAATTGAGCCTGCAGATTCATTTTATGTTTGGTactcacattttcaaaaataaggaATTACTGTCTTTTCTgaagtttcatattttaaaaatctcgaCTGCCACCTATTGTTAAGCTATCAGGAAATCTGGCACCCTTAGGCCCTCAATTCTACGTGACAGCAGCTGGCTGGGGCAGAGTAGCAACTGTCCCCTTTCAAGGGGTACATCTTCTCTAGTTGGCCACTGTCCCCACCCAGCCGGTTTCCCTCATTTTGTTACCTGCCAGGCTCCAGAGGCACTTGAGTTTGCAATCCCTGCATTAAACTCAAGTTCACACTTAACTAGAAAATTCAGTTATTCAAAATGTGGCTTCTCCTATGCACTCAGGTTAGTGATGTAATTTTACCAGAATATACACTAAAAGCATCATTCCTAAGATATTCTGGCAAAGAATATACTGGTTTAAAGAACACTAAATGTGCATTTTGGTTTTGTCATGTTCATAAAAGTGGCCATCACGGCAAACAGCAAGGTTGAGCAACCTTTAACCATGGGATGACGTACAAGGCCATCTAGGAGACTGCTGGTATTCATAATTAACACCGTTCTGGTAATGCTAGCAAACAGATCTGTTCAGAAAGAGCAGTTATTTCTAGACTAATTAAagagcttgatttttaaaaatgtacagctGCCTCCCTGCCTACGGTCAAATTGAATTTTTATGCaaatttttcctcttctattttggTGGGTCGGAAGATGACAACGGCAACACGACAAGAAGTTCTTGGCCTCTACCGCAGAATTTTCAGGCTTGCGAGGAAATGGCAGGCTGCATCAGGGCAGATGGAAGAcaccattaaagaaaaacagtacaTATTAAATGAAGCCAGAACActgtttcagaaaaacaaaaatgtaagtaGGTTCTAGCTGGAGATTGCAAGGAGGAGAGCAATTTCTTGTGGtgcttgttcatttcttttctgtcctAAAGTTGAGAGGACTGAGCTGCACAGGTCAGAGTGACAGAGTGTGGAGCAGGAAGGGGCAGAGGCACAGCCTAGCTGGCTTGCCCAGCCACTGAAAAGCAGAGCCCAGCCCGGGCTTCTCTCTTCACTCTGCAGGTCTCAGTCCAGCGGGTAAGTGGCTCAGCATCTTCAGAAGACCCCATGAGCCAGGTGACCTGAGTCAGGCCAGTGAGAATTTTCAGGGTAGGATAGGTTCCTCACACACTGTGCCTGTTGTCAGCCACTCCCACAGGAGGTGCGCAGttaaatttggtttctttttcaatTCATAAGCTATTCAGAGCCTCCAAGTATAAACCCATTCAGAGGGAAGAGAATAGGTTTAAGATGGGGTTCCGTTCAAAACTTGGCTTTGAACTCAAGCCTCTTGGGCTAGCAGAGAGACTTTGCTCTTTGGGACCTCAAAATTGGGTAAAATAGTGCCTCCATTTGCTGGTTGAACCCAGACACCAGGGAGCCAAAAACCATTCCAAGAGGCTTGATTCGACAAACCATAAAGCATCTAGCTGTCAGCTCCTTAGGAAGACTGCCTGGCCCTAAGCATGGAAGGAGGCTTTCAGCTCCTgacttttcttgcctctttctcaTTGATCTCATGGATTCAGCACTGTCACTGTTCACTTCGTGAAACTTCCTGACAATTTACTCTCTTTACTTTTCCCTCTCTGACCCCGTCTCAGTCTCCTTTTCTGCCCTGTCTTCTTCACACACACTCCCACCAGCTGTAAGCGTCCTCTGAAGGTCAGCCCTCTGCACTGAGAGGCCCAGGCACCATGGTTCCAGATCCCATATCTTGACCTGTCATCAGCCACCTGCAGGAACTCACCACAAGTATAGTAGCCCAAAGCAGAACTCATCTTTCCACAAGAACACCTCCCCTTCCCAGCTTTCCCATTTCTGTCATAGCTCCTGCCACTATTTTGTGACCCATTgctctcattctttcattcagcaagtaGCTGAGTGTCTACCATGTTCCAAATACCAGACTAGACATCAGGGATATAACTGAGCAAAACCGAGACAGGGTCCCTGAAAGATGTTTCAGAGTTagatagaaatgtaaaattacaGTTGGGGTAGTGCTACACAAGAAACCGTCTCAATCTACAATATCCTTCCCTTCTCATAATCCCTGAAGTCTCCCTGCTTTTAATACCAACCTGCTTGTGAACTTTTTCTGCTCTTACCATAGACCATGCATACCACATCAGAGTGTATGTACCCCCCAAGGTCCTGAAATAGTCCTTTGAGGAATAGAAGTAAAATATTGTAAGTgctgtttctatttatttttatcgctcttttaaaaatgtctataatatatatattcataatggaattattaatatatttaataaacttataaatacacatatggggctcagaaatttttttttttttttggccacactgtgtggctcatgggatcttagttccctgaccagggattgaacccaggccacagcagtgaaagtgccaagtcctaaccactggaccaccagggaattctcaggGCTcagaaattttttattgaaagaaGTATATGATCAAAAATTTTGCAGACCACTGAGCTATACCTACTCCTAATTAGTTGgtgatattctcttttttttttcttgtttgtttcatttatgtTGGTATGGTCTCCTTAACCAGAT includes:
- the LYRM1 gene encoding LYR motif-containing protein 1 isoform X1 — its product is MGGAEFPPCWLFGLRRPSTGAYRLFGGANGGLWEGSRQGVLPRTSAANVLVLGVSHSCPPPLQETLQHKQMTTATRQEVLGLYRRIFRLARKWQAASGQMEDTIKEKQYILNEARTLFQKNKNLTDTDLIKQCIDECTARIEIGLHYQIPYPRPIHLPPMGLTPLRGRGLRSQEKLRKFSKPVYLKSHDEVS